From the Streptomyces sp. Sge12 genome, the window CCCGAGCGTTACGGAACCGCCTTCGGGATCCATCCCACCGCGCAGTCCGCGCTCGACCGGCTCGGCCTCGGCGACGCGCTGCGGGCGCGGGCGGTCCCGTACCGCGGAGCCCGGATCCGCCGCCCAGACGGCAGGGTGCTGGCCGCCCTCCCGCTCGAACGGATCGAGCGCCGGGCGGGCCGCCCCGAGCTGCTCGTCTCCCGGCCCCACCTGCTCGACGCGCTGCTCGCCGGGCTCGACCGGCTCGGCGGCGTACGGATCGCCTACGGGCAGCAGCTCACCGATCCGGCCGCACTCGGCGCCGCCGACCTGGTCGTCGGCGCCGACGGCATCAACAGCGCGATCCGCGGCGCGCACTTCGGCGGCGCGAGCGGTCCGCGCCCGATCGGCACGGTCGCCTGGATCGGCATCGCCGGATTCGAGACCGGCGTGTACGGCGAGACCTGGGGCGCGGGCCGCTTCTTCGGCATGACCCCGGTCGAGGCCGGCCGCACCAACTGGTACGCCACCGGCCCCGAGGCCACCACCGCGCAACAGCTGCGCGAGGCCTTCGCGGACTGGCACGACCCGATCCCGCGCGTGCTGGCCGAGACCGACCCCGCGACCTGGATCCGGTACGAGATGCGCCACCTCTACCCCGCGCTGCCCACCTTCGTCGCCGACGGCCGGATCGCCCTCGTCGGCGACGCCGCCCATGCCATGACGCCCCACCTCGGCCAGGGCGCCTGCACCGCCCTCCTCGACGCCGAGGCCCTGACCCGGGCCGTTTCCGTGGCCGGCCCGGCCGGGCTGCCCGGCGCCCTGCGCGCGTACGACACCGAGCGCCGCCGCAGCGCCCAGCGCGTGGCCTTCGGCTCGCGGAACCTGCACCGCTTCATGACCGGCGGCCGCCCCGGCCTGCGCGACGCGCTCGTCCGCCTGCTCCCGAAGCGCTAGGCCGTCCAGCGGCAGGGCGGGACGAAGCGCCGGACAGCGGGCCGGACGGGCCACACCGAACCGGGTGGGCGCGAGACAGTGGCGGCCAAGCGGAACGTGAGTACGCTGCTACACATGACGGGTCACCCTCCGGGTCCGCTCTGGGCGGGCCGCGCCTCCAACCGTGCGCAGTGGCTGCTCGCAGCCGTCGGTGCGGCCTGTCTGGCGCTCGGCATCGAACTGGCCGTCGACTACGCCTGGACCGCCGGCATCGTGCCCCTCCTCATGTCCGTCATCGGCTGCCTCGCCGTCGGGCTGCTCATCCTCTACGGCACCCTGGCCTTCGTGCATGTCGCCGTCACCGTCGACGCCGAGGCCATGGAGGTGCGCTGCGGCCACATAGGGCTGCCGCGCCGCAGGATCCGGCTCGCCGAGGTCACCTCCGCCGAGTTCGTCCCCAGCATCACCCCGCAGCAGTGGGGAGGCTGGGGCCATCGCTGGCGCCCCGAGAAGGGCACCGCGATCATCGTCCGGCGCGGCGAGGGCGTGGTCCTCACCCTGGGCGACGGCAAGCGGTTCACCGTCACCGTCGACGACGCGGAGAACGCCGTCCGCGTCATCCGCACCCACCTGCGCGCCCTCGCCCGCTGAAGAGCGTCGAGGGCGCCCCGTGGGTCGGCCCGGGCGCTTGCCCTTCCGCGAGGCTCGGGGACGTACACTCCGCCAGATGAGCAGCAGTGTCACCCGCGCGGCCGGGAACGAGCCCCCGCAGTCCGCCGACGGGCCCCGGGCCGAGGCGGCCGACGCGCCCGCCACCACCCTGCCCGCCGCGAAGCGGAGGGGCTACGGGCTGCTGCGCGCCGGGCTCGCCGCCCTCTCCGGAGTGCTGCTCTACCTCAGCTTCCCGCCCCGCCCCCTGTGGTGGCTGGCGCCCTTCGCCCTCGCCCTGCTCGCCGGCTGCCTCCACGGCCGCCGCGCCCGGGCGGGCTTCGGCCTCGGGCTCCTGTCCGGCCTCGGCTTCCTGTTGCCGCTCCTCGTCTGGACCGGTGAGGAGGTCGGCCCGGTGCCGTGGCTGGCGCTCAGCACCCTCGAAGCGCTCCTCATCGGCCTCACCGGCCTCGGTATCGCCCTCGTCAGCCGCCTCCGGGCCTGGCCGCTGTTCGCCGCCGCCGTCTGGGTGGCCGGCGAGGCCCTGCGGGCCCGGGCCCCCTTCGGCGGATTCCCCTGGGGCAAGCTCGCCTTCGGACAGGCCGACGGCGTCTTCACCCCGCTCGTCGCCCTCGGCGGCACACCGCTGCTCTCCTTCGGCGTCGCCCTCTGCGGATTCGGCCTCTACGAAGCCGTGCGCATCGCCCGCAGCCACCCCGGCCGCACCACCGCCGCGCTGACCGCCCTCACCATCGCCGCCCCGATCGGCGCGGGCCTCGCCGCCCGCCCGCTGGTCTCCGACGCGGCCGAGGACGGCACCGTCGTGGCCGCCGTCATCCAGGGCAACGTCCCCCGCCTCGGCCTCGACTTCAACTCCCAGCGACGGGCCGTCCTCGACAACCACGCCAGGCGCACCGTGCAGCTCGCCGAGGACGTCCGGGCCGGGCGCGTCCCGAAGCCCGACTTCGTCGTCTGGCCGGAGAACTCCTCCGACCTCGACCCCTACGCCGAGGCCGACGCACACGACGTGATCGACCAGGCGGTCAAGGCCATCGGCGTCCCCGTCGCCATCGGTGCGGTGGTGGCCCCGGAGACGGGCCCGCTGCGCAACACCATGATCCTTTGGGACCCGGTCAAGGGCCCCACCGCCACCTACGACAAGCGCAAGATCCAGCCCTTCGGCGAGCGCATCCCGATGCGCTCCGTCGTGCGGCTCTTCAGCTCCGACGTGGACCGCGTGCGCCGCGACTTCGGCCCCGGCAAGGACCCCGGCGTCTTCGACATGGCCGGCAGCGGCATCGGCATGGTCACCTGCTTCGAGGCCGCCTTCGACGACGCCGTCCGCTCCACCGTCCAGGACGGCGCGCAGGTGATCGCCGTACCGAGCAACAACGCGACCTTCGGCCGGACCCAGATGACCTACCAGCAGCTGGCCATGGACCGGATCCGCGCCGTCGAGCACAGCCGGACCGTCCTCGTCCCCGTCACCAGCGGGGTCAGCGCCGTCATCCGCCCCGACGGCAGGGTCGTGTCGCAGACGAAGATGTTCACCGCGGACGCGCTGGTCGCCGAGATCCCGCTGCGCTCCGGCCGCACCCCGGCCACCGTCCTCGGACCGCTGCCGGAGTACGCGCTGCTGCTGCTCGCGGCCGGTGGCCTCGGCCTGCTCCCGGTCCGGCGGCTCGGCTCGCGCCGCGCCGCGCGGGGCGGGACCGGGGGCGCAGCCTCGTAGGGTCGGGTCATGACCACACCCGAATTCATCCGCCAGATCCGCGCCTCCGCCGGACACCAGCTGCTCCTGCTGCCCGGGGTGACGGCCATCGTCTTCGACGACCTCGGCCGGGTGCTGCTCGGCCGGCGCTCCGACACGGGGCAGTGGGCCGTGGTCGGCGGAATCGCCGAGCCGGGGGAGCAGCCGGCCGAGACCGCCGTGCGCGAGGTGTACGAGGAGACGGCGGTGCGCTGCGTCGCCGAGCGCGTGGTGCTCGTCCAGATGACGGAGCAGATCACTTACCCCAACGGGGACGTCTGCCAGTTCCAGGACATCACCTTCCGCTGCCGTGCGACGGGCGGCGAGGCGCGGGCCAACGATCACGAGTCCCTCGAGGTGGCGTGGTTCGAGGTGGACGCGCTGCCGCCGCTGGACCCCTTCGGTCTGGAGCGCATCCAGCGGGCCATGCGCGACGAGCCGACCTGGTTCGAGGCCCCCGCCGAGCTCACCGAACTCGCCGAATAGCGGTCCGCGACATACCGGGCGTACCCCTCCCGGATCGCCGATCAGGCGCTGTGAGCTGCTCGTACGTGCGTTGTAGGGTGCCGCTGACCCGAGGCGGTCATCGGACAGTCGCACATCCAAGGAGGGCGGTCGCAGGATGATCTCGCGCAGTTCAGCCGGAGAGTCGCGGGTGGGCGGACCCGGCCGCGCGCCTGCCGGAGCGGCCCCCGGCGGGCGCCTGGCGGTCCTCGACGGCGTACGGCTCCTCGCCGCACTCGGTGTGCTCTTCTACCACTACTTCGCCCTCGCGAGCGCCTGGGGCGAGCCCCCGGAAG encodes:
- a CDS encoding FAD-dependent oxidoreductase, coding for MTESGGAAGAGTAAGAATGPGRAEGTAVVVGAGVGGLATAIGLRRAGWEVTVLERRTAPERYGTAFGIHPTAQSALDRLGLGDALRARAVPYRGARIRRPDGRVLAALPLERIERRAGRPELLVSRPHLLDALLAGLDRLGGVRIAYGQQLTDPAALGAADLVVGADGINSAIRGAHFGGASGPRPIGTVAWIGIAGFETGVYGETWGAGRFFGMTPVEAGRTNWYATGPEATTAQQLREAFADWHDPIPRVLAETDPATWIRYEMRHLYPALPTFVADGRIALVGDAAHAMTPHLGQGACTALLDAEALTRAVSVAGPAGLPGALRAYDTERRRSAQRVAFGSRNLHRFMTGGRPGLRDALVRLLPKR
- the lnt gene encoding apolipoprotein N-acyltransferase, with amino-acid sequence MSSSVTRAAGNEPPQSADGPRAEAADAPATTLPAAKRRGYGLLRAGLAALSGVLLYLSFPPRPLWWLAPFALALLAGCLHGRRARAGFGLGLLSGLGFLLPLLVWTGEEVGPVPWLALSTLEALLIGLTGLGIALVSRLRAWPLFAAAVWVAGEALRARAPFGGFPWGKLAFGQADGVFTPLVALGGTPLLSFGVALCGFGLYEAVRIARSHPGRTTAALTALTIAAPIGAGLAARPLVSDAAEDGTVVAAVIQGNVPRLGLDFNSQRRAVLDNHARRTVQLAEDVRAGRVPKPDFVVWPENSSDLDPYAEADAHDVIDQAVKAIGVPVAIGAVVAPETGPLRNTMILWDPVKGPTATYDKRKIQPFGERIPMRSVVRLFSSDVDRVRRDFGPGKDPGVFDMAGSGIGMVTCFEAAFDDAVRSTVQDGAQVIAVPSNNATFGRTQMTYQQLAMDRIRAVEHSRTVLVPVTSGVSAVIRPDGRVVSQTKMFTADALVAEIPLRSGRTPATVLGPLPEYALLLLAAGGLGLLPVRRLGSRRAARGGTGGAAS
- a CDS encoding NUDIX hydrolase → MTTPEFIRQIRASAGHQLLLLPGVTAIVFDDLGRVLLGRRSDTGQWAVVGGIAEPGEQPAETAVREVYEETAVRCVAERVVLVQMTEQITYPNGDVCQFQDITFRCRATGGEARANDHESLEVAWFEVDALPPLDPFGLERIQRAMRDEPTWFEAPAELTELAE